Proteins encoded together in one Candidatus Bathyarchaeota archaeon window:
- a CDS encoding electron transfer flavoprotein subunit alpha/FixB family protein yields the protein MQEIFVLAEHRQGQIRDITFEMLTKGRELAEKTNTELTALLFGKDVKEHAKTLSQYAKKVLVVEDAKLENFNSEAYQKVLSNLIKEHKPLLTSIGHTSFGVDLAPSLAASLDSPLATDCIDLKFENETLTVTRQIYGGKVNVNATLRKAESYIVTIRQAAFPAEKKIPMNGEIVEAPSPLSEEITEKRFIEYVLPPPGGVDITAADVLIGIGRGIKDESEIPPVEELAKTLGGVLACSRPIVDKGWLPNDRQVGSSGKTVKPKLYIALGISGAFQHVLGMKNSDLIIAVNKDRNAPIFGVADYGIVEDLFKIVPPLKAKVYELRG from the coding sequence ATGCAGGAAATTTTCGTTCTGGCTGAGCATAGACAAGGTCAAATTAGAGACATAACTTTCGAAATGTTAACCAAAGGCAGAGAATTAGCCGAAAAAACAAACACAGAACTAACAGCGCTACTCTTCGGAAAAGACGTTAAAGAACATGCCAAAACTCTTTCACAATACGCAAAAAAGGTTTTAGTAGTTGAGGACGCTAAGCTGGAAAACTTCAACTCAGAAGCCTATCAAAAAGTGCTATCCAACCTAATTAAGGAACACAAGCCACTACTAACCTCAATTGGGCACACTTCTTTCGGCGTGGACTTGGCTCCAAGCCTCGCTGCCTCATTAGATTCTCCCTTAGCAACGGACTGCATAGACCTAAAATTTGAAAACGAAACATTAACTGTGACTCGGCAAATATATGGCGGCAAAGTAAACGTTAATGCAACGCTTCGTAAAGCAGAAAGCTACATCGTAACTATTCGCCAAGCAGCTTTTCCAGCTGAAAAAAAAATCCCTATGAACGGAGAAATTGTTGAAGCGCCTTCGCCCCTTTCTGAAGAAATAACGGAAAAACGCTTTATCGAATATGTTTTGCCTCCTCCAGGCGGTGTTGACATAACGGCTGCAGACGTGCTCATAGGAATTGGACGCGGGATAAAAGACGAAAGCGAGATTCCCCCAGTGGAAGAGTTAGCAAAAACCCTCGGAGGAGTCCTAGCGTGTTCACGCCCAATCGTAGACAAAGGATGGCTTCCTAACGACCGCCAAGTAGGCAGCTCTGGAAAAACCGTTAAGCCAAAACTTTACATCGCTCTAGGAATAAGCGGCGCTTTCCAACATGTCCTCGGAATGAAAAACTCAGACCTAATCATTGCAGTAAACAAGGATCGAAACGCACCAATTTTCGGCGTAGCCGATTATGGTATTGTAGAAGACCTCTTCAAAATAGTTCCGCCTTTGAAAGCTAAAGTGTACGAACTGAGAGGATAA
- a CDS encoding type II/IV secretion system ATPase subunit, with translation MQHLKKIHLPKFRKLPKQMVVPKAPPKPVPRGFKIIERYPLYEPFAHVAIVQNPKTGEYKYILDELQLDPLEQNIYNRVLDILLAEIESPKEEIEDPRKFFATAARRIVDKYRISLGWLPDVSWYKILYHAERDLVGFGRIDPLMRDPNIEDISCDGIKKPVYIWHRKYESIETNLIFEEDSELDNTVVKLVHMAGKHVSSAFPIVDASLPGKHRLAVCYRREITPFGTAFTIRKFREDPYSIIDLIDLGTFSEEIAAYFWLCLENRASVMILGGTAAGKTTALNALACLIKPGSKLITIEETAELNLSHENWVSLIARRSYGLGENQTGEVTLFDLVKTSMRHRPDVLIVGEIRGNEAYVLFQAMATGHGGMSTMHAEDVDSAVKRLTQKPMNIAPAYIPLLNIVLSVQRVHVKVEGETKAFRRVMEISEVANYEDYRRTFKWKPGQDEYLSSFNDSVMFPFISERTGLSEKDLQREIEQRRKVLHWMREQNIRSYKDVAAIIAEYYARPEEFYEKVSAGEIEAFAIAKHS, from the coding sequence TTGCAACACTTGAAAAAAATCCATTTACCCAAATTCCGTAAGCTACCTAAGCAAATGGTTGTCCCAAAAGCGCCGCCAAAACCTGTTCCCAGAGGCTTCAAGATTATTGAAAGATACCCATTGTATGAACCTTTTGCACATGTGGCTATAGTACAGAACCCAAAAACTGGCGAGTATAAATATATACTAGACGAGTTGCAGTTAGACCCTTTAGAACAGAACATTTACAACCGTGTTTTAGATATTTTGTTGGCCGAGATCGAGTCTCCAAAAGAGGAAATCGAAGATCCCAGAAAGTTTTTTGCTACCGCAGCAAGACGAATCGTTGATAAATACCGCATCAGCTTAGGATGGTTGCCGGATGTTTCTTGGTATAAAATACTCTATCATGCGGAGCGAGATCTTGTTGGCTTCGGAAGAATTGATCCGCTGATGCGTGATCCTAACATCGAAGACATATCATGCGATGGTATAAAAAAACCAGTTTACATATGGCATCGAAAATACGAAAGCATCGAAACCAACCTCATTTTCGAAGAAGACTCCGAATTAGACAACACAGTGGTTAAGCTAGTTCACATGGCTGGAAAACATGTAAGCTCTGCATTTCCAATAGTTGATGCCTCACTTCCCGGAAAACATAGACTTGCCGTATGTTACCGACGCGAAATCACGCCTTTCGGCACAGCATTCACTATACGAAAATTCAGAGAAGACCCGTATTCTATCATTGACTTAATTGACCTTGGAACATTCTCAGAAGAAATTGCTGCATATTTTTGGCTCTGCTTAGAAAATAGAGCATCAGTCATGATTCTAGGCGGCACTGCGGCTGGGAAAACAACAGCGTTAAACGCTCTTGCCTGTCTCATCAAGCCAGGAAGCAAACTAATCACAATAGAAGAAACAGCTGAGCTGAACCTCTCTCATGAAAACTGGGTTTCGTTGATTGCGAGAAGAAGTTATGGGCTTGGCGAAAATCAGACAGGTGAAGTAACACTTTTCGACCTTGTAAAAACTTCGATGAGACATAGACCAGACGTTCTTATAGTAGGGGAGATTCGAGGAAACGAAGCCTATGTCCTGTTCCAAGCGATGGCAACAGGTCACGGTGGCATGAGCACGATGCATGCTGAAGACGTTGACTCAGCGGTTAAGCGTCTTACTCAGAAGCCTATGAACATTGCACCTGCATACATACCGCTGTTGAACATCGTTCTATCTGTTCAGAGAGTTCATGTTAAAGTAGAGGGTGAAACGAAAGCGTTTAGACGTGTGATGGAAATAAGTGAAGTTGCAAACTACGAAGATTATCGAAGAACTTTCAAATGGAAACCTGGGCAAGACGAGTACTTGTCTTCATTCAACGATAGCGTCATGTTCCCCTTCATATCTGAACGCACCGGGTTGAGCGAAAAAGATTTGCAAAGAGAGATTGAGCAGCGCAGAAAAGTGTTACATTGGATGAGAGAACAGAACATACGAAGCTACAAAGATGTTGCAGCAATTATTGCGGAATATTATGCTAGACCAGAAGAGTTCTATGAAAAAGTTTCAGCAGGAGAAATAGAAGCATTTGCCATTGCTAAACACTCTTGA
- a CDS encoding type II secretion system F family protein, with product MPLLNTLEGLSFRFFGRLAPAFLKNIFEFEGYLQRANMRIYPETYVSLMFFAAFLTLPVSIVGIVLLYFLKLIPLIFLVPTPLFVMIAFMLTPMSKASERSQRLEREMPFAATYVAVMASGGIPPYTSFKRLSEAELLPAMSQEARNLIRDVEIFGVDPLTAMQKSAKGNPLDIYREFVGGYASTVIIGGDITSFLETKAEELFKTRAARVRSAAERLGMLLESFIIIMVLMSLCFYILFSVESIYSTGMSSYSGIILYTYVFTPLLSFVFIYLAHGMQPKSPITDWRPYKAFGICSGIAAVVLMLLTNFVGLMSVPFLVPLANIVDLPTAVAIALVITSGPPAIIHMRLSGEKASTEKGVTLFLQDLTETRKTGLAPEKCIETLSNREYGSFSKHLKKITAELSWGIPIRKVFMDFVSRTKSWATQIVMFLLVETIDVGGGTIAMIESLARFSTTTQEVEREKKMAVKPYIMMPYFAALMLVATTVMMLTFTTQTVGLAGSEATTTVDIDSLLIIFSTSVIIHSYLIGLVGGKISEESVAAGFKHSALLTIIAIVAAKVAPSLISFTGG from the coding sequence TTGCCATTGCTAAACACTCTTGAAGGGCTTTCATTCCGTTTTTTCGGAAGGTTAGCGCCAGCGTTCCTGAAGAACATCTTCGAGTTCGAAGGTTATCTCCAACGAGCAAATATGAGAATATACCCTGAAACATACGTCTCTCTAATGTTTTTTGCAGCCTTTCTGACCCTTCCAGTCAGCATAGTTGGTATTGTGCTTCTCTATTTCTTGAAACTAATTCCTCTTATCTTCTTGGTGCCCACTCCACTATTCGTAATGATCGCCTTTATGCTCACCCCCATGTCAAAAGCCAGCGAACGATCTCAACGGCTGGAAAGAGAAATGCCGTTTGCAGCAACCTACGTGGCTGTTATGGCATCAGGAGGAATCCCTCCATACACAAGCTTTAAGCGACTTAGTGAAGCAGAATTGTTGCCTGCTATGAGCCAAGAAGCAAGAAATCTAATTAGAGACGTAGAGATTTTCGGCGTAGATCCTTTAACTGCTATGCAAAAATCTGCAAAGGGAAACCCACTAGATATTTATCGGGAATTCGTCGGAGGATATGCTTCCACAGTAATTATAGGCGGGGATATTACTAGTTTCCTTGAAACAAAGGCAGAAGAGCTCTTCAAAACAAGAGCTGCAAGAGTGCGCTCGGCTGCAGAGCGTCTTGGTATGCTTCTAGAGTCATTTATTATCATCATGGTTCTCATGTCTCTATGCTTCTATATCCTATTCAGCGTGGAGTCAATTTATAGCACAGGAATGTCCTCGTACTCAGGAATAATCCTGTACACGTATGTTTTCACGCCGCTACTTTCGTTTGTGTTTATCTATCTTGCACATGGGATGCAGCCGAAATCTCCAATTACGGACTGGAGACCCTACAAGGCTTTTGGAATTTGTTCTGGGATAGCTGCGGTAGTTCTTATGCTTCTCACTAACTTCGTTGGCTTGATGTCGGTTCCATTTCTTGTGCCATTAGCGAATATTGTTGACCTTCCGACAGCAGTTGCAATAGCTTTAGTGATTACATCTGGACCGCCTGCTATTATCCACATGAGGCTTTCCGGAGAAAAAGCAAGCACTGAAAAAGGAGTTACTCTCTTTCTTCAAGATCTTACAGAAACTAGAAAGACTGGTCTTGCGCCCGAAAAATGTATAGAAACTCTTTCCAATCGGGAATATGGCAGTTTTAGCAAGCATTTGAAGAAGATAACGGCTGAACTTTCTTGGGGAATCCCGATAAGGAAGGTTTTCATGGATTTTGTTAGCCGAACGAAGAGTTGGGCGACGCAGATTGTTATGTTTCTTTTGGTGGAGACAATTGATGTTGGCGGTGGCACCATTGCGATGATTGAGTCGCTTGCAAGGTTTAGCACTACGACGCAGGAGGTGGAAAGGGAGAAGAAGATGGCGGTTAAGCCTTACATAATGATGCCTTACTTTGCAGCTCTTATGTTGGTGGCTACAACTGTTATGATGCTTACTTTTACAACACAGACAGTTGGTCTTGCGGGTTCTGAGGCAACGACTACAGTTGACATAGATTCTCTACTAATCATCTTCTCCACATCAGTCATAATTCACAGCTATTTAATTGGGCTTGTAGGAGGGAAGATAAGCGAGGAATCCGTTGCGGCAGGCTTCAAACATTCGGCGTTACTGACAATAATTGCAATAGTAGCAGCGAAAGTGGCTCCATCTCTGATTAGCTTTACAGGAGGTTAA